A genomic segment from Sulfuritalea hydrogenivorans sk43H encodes:
- a CDS encoding YybH family protein, with the protein MPGQKLFATPQDVEAAFYEALERCDIEAMMAVWAEDEEVVCVHPGGPRLVGYTMIREAWQHVFANGRKLRVRLSQQTSVTTPFAMVSTLLEHIATVDNESMSAPVAATNIYVRGALGWRMVAHHASPVPPDSLGEAPRVLH; encoded by the coding sequence ATGCCCGGGCAGAAACTTTTCGCCACGCCGCAGGATGTCGAAGCGGCTTTCTACGAAGCGCTGGAGCGCTGCGACATCGAAGCCATGATGGCGGTCTGGGCCGAAGACGAGGAAGTCGTCTGCGTGCATCCCGGCGGGCCGCGCCTGGTCGGCTACACGATGATCCGCGAAGCCTGGCAGCATGTCTTCGCCAACGGCCGCAAGCTCAGGGTGCGTCTGTCGCAGCAGACCTCCGTAACGACACCCTTCGCGATGGTCAGCACCCTGCTCGAGCATATCGCCACCGTTGACAACGAGAGCATGAGCGCGCCGGTGGCGGCCACCAACATCTACGTACGCGGGGCCCTCGGCTGGCGCATGGTCGCCCACCATGCTTCGCCGGTACCGCCCGACAGCCTCGGCGAAGCGCCACGAGTCCTTCACTGA
- a CDS encoding branched-chain amino acid transaminase — MSMADRDGFIWYDGKLVPWRDATTHVLTHSLHYGLAVFEGVRAYKTVSGTAIFRLKEHTDRLFNSAHIYRMPMPYDKATLIEAHKEVVRSNKLESCYLRPIAFYGSEKMGVSPRGAATHVSIAAWPWGAYLGEEGMEKGIRVKTSSYSRHHVNVNMARAKFAGTYANSILANMEATEDGYDEALLLDVDGFVAEGAGENLFVIKDGVIYEPEIASALMGITRNTVITLAAELGYQVIAKRLTRDDIYIADEAFFTGTAAEVTPIRELDNRTIGAGSRGPITQKIQSLFFDVVNGKVPAHKDWLSYI; from the coding sequence ATGTCCATGGCCGACCGTGACGGCTTCATCTGGTACGACGGCAAGCTCGTGCCCTGGCGCGATGCCACCACCCACGTGCTGACGCACTCGCTGCACTATGGCCTCGCCGTGTTCGAGGGTGTGCGCGCCTACAAGACCGTCTCCGGCACCGCGATTTTCCGCCTCAAGGAGCACACCGACCGGCTGTTCAATTCGGCGCACATCTACCGCATGCCGATGCCTTACGACAAGGCGACGCTGATCGAGGCGCACAAGGAAGTCGTGCGCAGCAACAAGCTCGAATCCTGCTACCTGCGCCCGATCGCCTTCTACGGTTCGGAAAAGATGGGCGTCAGCCCGCGCGGCGCGGCGACGCATGTTTCGATCGCGGCCTGGCCCTGGGGCGCCTACCTCGGCGAGGAAGGCATGGAGAAGGGCATCCGGGTCAAGACCTCCAGCTACTCGCGGCACCACGTCAACGTCAACATGGCGCGCGCCAAGTTCGCCGGCACTTATGCCAACTCGATCCTGGCCAACATGGAAGCCACCGAGGACGGCTACGACGAGGCCCTGCTGCTCGACGTCGATGGCTTCGTTGCCGAAGGCGCCGGGGAAAACCTGTTCGTGATCAAGGACGGCGTGATCTACGAACCCGAGATCGCCTCCGCCTTGATGGGCATCACCCGCAACACCGTCATCACGCTGGCCGCGGAACTCGGCTACCAGGTGATTGCCAAGCGCCTGACGCGCGACGACATCTACATCGCCGACGAAGCCTTCTTCACCGGCACGGCGGCGGAAGTCACGCCGATCCGCGAGCTCGACAACCGCACCATCGGTGCCGGCAGCCGCGGGCCGATCACCCAGAAGATCCAGAGCCTGTTCTTCGACGTGGTGAACGGCAAGGTGCCGGCCCACAAGGACTGGCTGAGCTATATTTAA
- a CDS encoding DUF6364 family protein, protein MKITLDINDSLLANVKALAARQRISLTRLVEEGLQLRLHSPHVATKTGKRNIPVFKGRGGLVADLNPTSNKAVLDAADNNA, encoded by the coding sequence ATGAAGATCACGCTCGACATCAACGATTCGCTGCTGGCCAACGTCAAGGCGCTGGCGGCGCGGCAGCGAATCAGTTTGACGCGACTGGTCGAGGAAGGATTGCAGCTTCGCCTTCACTCACCACATGTCGCAACCAAGACCGGCAAACGGAATATTCCCGTCTTCAAGGGACGCGGCGGTTTGGTTGCCGACCTGAACCCGACCAGTAACAAGGCAGTGCTGGACGCCGCCGACAATAACGCCTGA
- a CDS encoding phosphomannomutase/phosphoglucomutase, which translates to MRTLAPEIFKAYDIRGIVRTTLTADTVRRIGQALGSEAVARDIKAIVIGRDGRLSGPALASALADGITRTGVDVIDIGCVPTPMTYFAAHELGTESCVSVTGSHNPPEYNGLKMVLGGQTLYGEMIQDLRRRIEKNAASAVPPGDTASHNFCQGRGVVRHASVHQAYLDRIVGDVKLSRPMKIVIDCGNGVAGGVAPELFRRMGCEVTELFCEVDGNFPNHHPDPSKPENLVDLQRALRETGAELGLAFDGDGDRLGVVTRDGEIIFPDRQLMLFAADVLVRNPGAQIIYDVKCSRWLAESIRHQGGRPLMWNTGHALIKTKLKETGAPLAGEMSGHMFFKERWFGFDDALYTGARLLEIVSRWEDSNWPLKNLPNAISTPELNIKMNEGEPHALVAKLRAGGKKLLPGARELITIDGVRAEYADGFGLARASNTTPVVVLRFEADTQAALTRIQAEFRSALETLWPGIRTGF; encoded by the coding sequence ATGCGCACACTCGCACCCGAGATCTTCAAGGCCTACGACATTCGCGGCATCGTCCGCACCACGCTGACGGCGGACACCGTGCGCAGGATCGGCCAGGCGCTGGGCAGCGAAGCCGTAGCGCGCGACATCAAGGCGATCGTCATCGGTCGCGACGGCCGCCTCTCCGGACCCGCGCTGGCGAGTGCGCTGGCCGACGGCATTACCCGAACCGGCGTGGACGTGATCGACATCGGCTGCGTGCCGACGCCGATGACCTACTTCGCCGCGCACGAACTCGGCACCGAGAGCTGTGTCTCCGTCACCGGCAGCCACAATCCCCCGGAATACAACGGCCTGAAAATGGTGCTGGGCGGCCAGACGCTGTATGGCGAGATGATCCAGGACCTGCGTCGCCGCATAGAGAAAAATGCGGCCAGCGCCGTCCCGCCAGGGGATACCGCTTCGCATAACTTTTGCCAGGGTCGCGGTGTGGTACGCCACGCCAGCGTGCACCAGGCCTATCTCGATCGCATCGTCGGCGACGTCAAGCTGTCGCGGCCGATGAAGATCGTCATCGACTGCGGCAACGGCGTGGCCGGCGGTGTCGCGCCGGAGCTGTTCCGCCGCATGGGCTGCGAGGTGACCGAGTTGTTTTGCGAGGTCGATGGCAACTTTCCCAACCACCACCCCGATCCATCCAAGCCAGAAAACCTGGTCGACCTGCAGCGCGCCCTGCGCGAGACCGGTGCAGAACTGGGCCTGGCCTTCGACGGCGACGGCGACCGGCTCGGCGTGGTCACCCGGGATGGCGAAATCATCTTCCCCGACCGCCAGTTGATGCTCTTCGCCGCCGACGTGCTCGTCCGCAATCCCGGCGCCCAGATCATCTACGACGTGAAATGCTCGCGCTGGCTGGCGGAGTCGATTCGCCATCAGGGCGGCCGGCCGCTGATGTGGAACACCGGCCACGCCCTGATCAAGACCAAGCTCAAGGAAACCGGCGCACCGCTGGCCGGCGAGATGAGCGGCCACATGTTCTTCAAGGAACGCTGGTTCGGCTTCGACGACGCGCTGTACACCGGCGCGCGCCTCCTCGAAATCGTCTCGCGCTGGGAAGACTCCAACTGGCCGCTGAAGAATCTGCCCAACGCCATCTCGACGCCGGAACTCAACATCAAGATGAACGAGGGCGAGCCGCATGCGCTGGTGGCGAAGCTGCGGGCCGGCGGCAAGAAACTGCTGCCCGGCGCGCGCGAACTGATCACCATCGACGGCGTGCGCGCCGAGTATGCCGACGGCTTCGGTCTGGCGCGCGCCTCGAATACCACGCCGGTCGTGGTGCTGCGCTTCGAGGCCGACACGCAGGCCGCGCTGACGCGCATCCAGGCCGAGTTCAGGAGCGCGCTGGAAACCTTGTGGCCGGGAATCCGCACCGGCTTCTGA
- a CDS encoding NUDIX hydrolase: MNRVWKPNVTVAALIEREGRFLLVEEETEDGLRFNQPAGHLDEGESLVAACTREAAEETAWSFNPTALVGIYQWPRPQGDITYLRFAFSGELGAHEEGRTLDAGILRAVWMTPDEIRASADRHRSPLVWQCVSDYLAGRRFPLELLRHYD; encoded by the coding sequence ATGAATCGTGTCTGGAAACCCAATGTCACCGTGGCTGCGCTGATCGAGCGCGAGGGGCGCTTCCTGCTGGTCGAGGAGGAAACCGAAGACGGCCTGCGCTTCAACCAGCCCGCCGGTCACCTCGACGAGGGCGAGTCGCTGGTTGCGGCCTGCACCCGCGAAGCTGCCGAGGAGACTGCGTGGAGTTTCAATCCGACGGCGCTGGTCGGCATTTACCAGTGGCCGCGGCCGCAGGGCGACATTACCTATTTGCGCTTTGCCTTTTCCGGCGAGTTGGGTGCGCATGAGGAAGGCCGTACACTCGATGCCGGCATCCTGCGCGCCGTCTGGATGACGCCGGACGAAATTCGCGCCAGCGCCGATCGCCATCGCAGCCCGCTGGTCTGGCAGTGCGTGAGCGACTACCTCGCCGGGCGGCGCTTCCCGCTTGAACTTTTGAGGCACTACGACTGA
- a CDS encoding zinc-finger domain-containing protein → MTTLDESQRQVAVTAHDLPLACPRPGAPLWARHPRVFIDVLKSESGEAACPYCGTQYRFEGERPKGHH, encoded by the coding sequence ATGACCACACTCGACGAATCGCAACGCCAGGTTGCCGTTACCGCCCACGATCTGCCGCTGGCCTGCCCGCGTCCTGGCGCGCCGCTGTGGGCCCGCCATCCGCGCGTCTTCATCGACGTGCTGAAAAGCGAGTCCGGCGAGGCCGCCTGCCCCTATTGCGGCACGCAATACCGCTTCGAAGGCGAGCGCCCCAAGGGCCACCATTAA
- the mnmA gene encoding tRNA 2-thiouridine(34) synthase MnmA, whose protein sequence is MSKGKIIVGLSGGVDSSVAALLLKREGYEVIGLFMKNWEGDDTDEYCSSRQDLVDAAAAADVLGIEFEAVNFAEEYRERVFADFLREYQAGRTPNPDVLCNSEIKFKAFLDHAIALGADKIATGHYAQVREFLGEWQLLKAEDGTKDQSYFLHRLNQAQLAKTLFPVGHLYKRDVRKIAEEAGLPNHARKDSTGICFIGERPFREFLARYLPKQPGEIRVFGTDRVIGRHEGLMYYTLGQREGLGIGGVKGAPEEPWFVAGKDMDKNVLWVVQGHEHPALLSGSLVARDLSWISGRAPHTHWVYAAKTRYRQPDAACDVERVSETECEVVFAAPQWAVTPGQSLVLYESKVCLGGGVIATSQAQRE, encoded by the coding sequence ATGTCCAAGGGAAAAATAATCGTCGGGCTTTCCGGCGGCGTCGATTCGTCGGTTGCGGCGCTGCTGCTCAAGCGCGAAGGCTACGAAGTCATCGGCCTGTTCATGAAAAACTGGGAGGGTGACGATACCGATGAGTATTGTTCCTCGCGCCAGGACCTGGTCGACGCCGCTGCCGCGGCAGACGTCCTCGGCATCGAGTTCGAGGCCGTCAATTTCGCCGAGGAATACCGGGAACGGGTGTTCGCCGATTTCCTGCGCGAATACCAGGCCGGGCGCACGCCGAATCCCGACGTGTTGTGCAATTCGGAAATCAAGTTCAAGGCCTTTCTCGACCATGCCATCGCGCTCGGCGCCGACAAGATCGCCACCGGCCACTATGCGCAGGTGAGGGAGTTCCTCGGCGAATGGCAATTGCTCAAGGCCGAGGACGGCACCAAGGACCAGAGCTATTTCCTGCATCGCCTGAACCAGGCGCAGCTGGCGAAGACACTGTTTCCCGTCGGCCACTTGTACAAGCGCGATGTGCGCAAGATTGCCGAGGAGGCCGGCCTGCCCAACCATGCGCGCAAGGATTCGACCGGCATCTGCTTCATCGGCGAACGACCCTTCCGCGAATTCCTGGCGCGCTACCTGCCGAAACAGCCGGGCGAGATTCGCGTGTTCGGCACCGATCGCGTGATCGGCCGTCACGAGGGCCTGATGTACTACACCCTCGGCCAGCGCGAAGGCCTCGGCATCGGCGGCGTCAAGGGCGCGCCGGAGGAACCCTGGTTCGTCGCCGGCAAGGACATGGACAAGAATGTCCTGTGGGTGGTGCAGGGCCACGAACATCCCGCCCTGCTTTCCGGCAGCCTGGTGGCCCGGGATCTCTCCTGGATTTCAGGACGCGCACCGCACACGCATTGGGTTTATGCGGCGAAAACACGCTACCGCCAGCCGGATGCGGCCTGCGATGTCGAGCGCGTTTCGGAGACGGAATGCGAGGTCGTCTTTGCTGCTCCGCAATGGGCAGTGACCCCCGGACAGTCGCTCGTACTCTACGAATCGAAGGTTTGCCTGGGCGGCGGCGTGATTGCAACATCGCAGGCGCAACGTGAATAA
- a CDS encoding sulfurtransferase translates to MTALKESPAALLVSAEQLAAHPEWRVFDCRHDLKNTEYGRQAYARGHIPGALFLHLDDDLSGAKDGSNGRHPLPDVASFAARMSACGVDASTQVVAYDNEGGIFASRLWWMLRWLGHDKVALLDGGLPGWRRGKRALEETVPVVAPRVFTPQPRNMTVDAGQVLSSLQSEDMLIVDARSPERFRGENETLDPVGGHIPGAVNRFYFDNLDDDGCFFKPVAELRAEFDALLAGRPATDVVQQCGSGVTACHNLLAMELAGLSGSKLYPGSWSEWCADASRPVATG, encoded by the coding sequence ATGACTGCACTGAAGGAGTCGCCGGCCGCGTTGCTGGTCAGCGCGGAACAACTTGCCGCTCATCCCGAGTGGCGGGTCTTTGACTGCCGCCATGATCTGAAGAATACGGAATACGGCCGCCAGGCCTATGCCCGCGGCCACATTCCCGGCGCGCTGTTCCTGCATCTCGACGACGACCTGTCGGGTGCAAAGGATGGAAGCAATGGCCGTCATCCGCTGCCCGATGTGGCCAGTTTCGCAGCACGCATGTCGGCCTGTGGCGTCGATGCGTCGACGCAGGTAGTGGCCTACGACAACGAAGGCGGAATCTTTGCGTCGCGCCTGTGGTGGATGCTGCGCTGGCTTGGCCATGACAAGGTGGCGCTGCTCGACGGCGGCTTGCCCGGCTGGCGGCGCGGCAAGCGGGCGCTGGAAGAAACGGTGCCCGTGGTGGCGCCGCGCGTATTCACGCCGCAACCACGGAACATGACGGTCGACGCGGGACAGGTGCTGTCCAGCCTGCAGTCGGAAGATATGCTGATCGTCGATGCGCGCAGCCCGGAACGGTTTCGCGGCGAGAACGAGACGCTAGATCCGGTGGGCGGCCACATTCCCGGCGCGGTGAATCGCTTCTACTTCGACAATCTCGATGACGACGGCTGCTTCTTCAAACCGGTGGCGGAACTGCGCGCGGAATTCGACGCGCTGCTTGCCGGTCGACCGGCAACGGATGTCGTGCAGCAGTGCGGCTCGGGCGTCACCGCCTGCCACAACCTGCTGGCGATGGAACTGGCCGGGCTCAGCGGCTCGAAGCTGTATCCCGGATCGTGGAGCGAGTGGTGCGCCGATGCTTCGCGGCCGGTGGCGACGGGCTAG
- the waaF gene encoding lipopolysaccharide heptosyltransferase II, whose protein sequence is MKILVVAPSWIGDTILAQPLLALLKRKHPDARIEVLAPNWSAPLLGRMGEVDAVIVNPFGHGEFNFGARRALGRRLASADFSKAYVLPNSWKSALVPFFAGIPRRIGYQGEARYLLLNERHRLDASAHPQLVQRYAALAGPPPATLPQPHLSSTVEQQQAVRRELGLPLDAAPVIFCPGAEYGPAKRWPSQHFAALARLVASPQNPVWLVGSAKDAAVGDEISAAAEGAALNLCGRSSLEQAIDLIASARCVVSNDSGLMHVAAALGRPLVALYGSSSPAYTPPLSAEAEIISRNLPCSPCFKRECPLGHFDCMNGITPEQIAANVTAKLRS, encoded by the coding sequence ATGAAGATTCTTGTCGTCGCTCCGTCCTGGATCGGCGACACGATTCTCGCCCAGCCGCTGCTCGCGCTGCTCAAGCGCAAACATCCCGACGCCCGCATCGAGGTGCTGGCGCCGAACTGGTCGGCGCCGCTGCTGGGGCGCATGGGCGAGGTCGATGCGGTCATCGTCAATCCCTTCGGCCATGGCGAATTCAATTTCGGTGCGCGCCGCGCTTTGGGCCGCCGTCTCGCCAGCGCCGACTTTTCAAAAGCCTACGTCTTGCCGAACTCCTGGAAGTCGGCACTGGTGCCCTTCTTCGCCGGAATTCCCCGCCGCATCGGCTATCAGGGCGAAGCCCGCTACCTGCTGCTCAACGAACGCCATCGGCTCGATGCAAGCGCGCATCCGCAACTGGTGCAGCGCTATGCCGCGCTGGCCGGGCCGCCGCCCGCGACCTTGCCGCAACCGCATCTGAGTTCCACGGTGGAACAGCAGCAAGCAGTACGCCGGGAACTGGGCCTGCCTCTCGATGCCGCACCGGTGATCTTCTGCCCCGGCGCCGAATACGGCCCGGCCAAACGCTGGCCGTCGCAGCACTTTGCCGCGCTGGCGCGGCTCGTCGCGAGCCCGCAAAACCCGGTCTGGCTGGTCGGTTCGGCCAAGGATGCCGCGGTGGGCGATGAAATCAGCGCGGCGGCGGAAGGCGCGGCGCTCAACCTGTGCGGCCGCAGTTCGCTGGAACAGGCCATCGACCTGATTGCTTCCGCACGCTGCGTGGTCAGCAACGACTCCGGCCTGATGCACGTGGCCGCGGCGCTGGGGCGGCCGCTCGTCGCGCTCTACGGTTCGTCGTCGCCGGCCTACACGCCACCGTTGTCGGCGGAGGCGGAAATCATTTCACGAAACCTGCCGTGCAGCCCCTGTTTCAAGCGCGAATGTCCGCTGGGACATTTCGACTGCATGAACGGAATCACTCCTGAACAGATCGCGGCGAACGTCACCGCGAAGTTGCGGAGCTGA
- a CDS encoding SpoIIAA family protein: protein MINTQHQDHLVEFAVFGEFTLADFKEFEELVVHEINFSGTVNLLVDLRDMADFTLDVVWEEIRFSQQHAGDFNRIAVITESQWVAWSAWLEQLFVNADVTVFEDEAEARAWLAEKANDCTEGVAGRVAGQRGTTCRSSRVAGL from the coding sequence ATGATCAACACACAACATCAGGACCATCTGGTCGAGTTCGCCGTGTTCGGCGAATTCACCCTGGCCGACTTCAAGGAATTCGAGGAACTGGTTGTTCACGAGATCAATTTCTCGGGAACGGTAAACCTGCTGGTCGATCTGCGCGACATGGCGGATTTCACGCTGGATGTGGTCTGGGAGGAAATCCGCTTTTCCCAGCAGCACGCCGGCGACTTCAATCGCATTGCGGTGATCACCGAAAGCCAGTGGGTGGCATGGAGCGCTTGGCTGGAGCAACTGTTCGTCAATGCCGACGTGACGGTGTTCGAGGATGAGGCCGAGGCTCGCGCCTGGCTCGCCGAAAAAGCGAATGACTGCACTGAAGGAGTCGCCGGCCGCGTTGCTGGTCAGCGCGGAACAACTTGCCGCTCATCCCGAGTGGCGGGTCTTTGA
- a CDS encoding site-specific DNA-methyltransferase, whose product MPKSLLEQLPDIVKRGREEAEKILESLEGRHRVGLQTREWVLPAKDTAATDWIAQSQRAGHLAAASQKVGAGGTANGAGDWANRLIYGDNLLAMAALLAGDEQTPSLRGKIDLIYIDPPFDSKADYRTKVALPGVELEQKPTVIEQFAYSDTWSDGTASYLAMITPRLILMRELLADTGSIYVHLDWHVGHYVKIVMDEVFGKECFRNEVIWSYFGFKRSTAKKFPQKHDVLFSFTKSPNYFWRTQYKPHNPEYLKRFKPDETGRLCRSDVNPTGGGSRKIYLDEVEGDIVDSVWDDLPPVNPVANERVDYSTQKPEKLLDRIIQSSCPENGFVADFFGGSGTTAAVAEKLGRRWITSDLGKPACMVMRKRLIDQNAKPFLYQAIGDYQVEAAKASLGRGFRVGDLSQIVLSLYGALPLPAEDNANRNLGKLVAGGSKTLVLADSPNKLTGAATLKKAAALRDTLMGGWDKVVVLGWNFEPGIGESIAAMNDARLEVLVIPPDLLDRLKKKGGLEKLRGQVRFASLQYLTLHPVERAKVGAGETAQEILTVRLANYVLLSPEAINLDEANRAKLQAVANREPLALIEYWAVDPDYDGKVFRSVWQDYRGNTENDGDPLRVVTQAVLDLPAKDGPRRVCVRAVDVFGFEAEAVAIVEVAA is encoded by the coding sequence ATGCCCAAAAGCCTGTTGGAACAGCTTCCCGATATCGTCAAGCGCGGGCGCGAAGAAGCCGAAAAGATTCTCGAAAGTCTCGAAGGCCGCCACCGCGTCGGCCTGCAAACCCGCGAATGGGTGCTGCCGGCCAAGGACACGGCGGCAACAGACTGGATCGCGCAGAGTCAGCGCGCCGGGCATCTCGCCGCAGCCAGCCAGAAAGTCGGCGCTGGCGGGACGGCGAATGGTGCGGGCGATTGGGCCAACCGCCTGATCTACGGCGACAACTTGCTGGCAATGGCGGCGCTACTGGCCGGCGACGAGCAGACGCCGAGCCTGCGCGGCAAGATCGACCTGATCTACATCGACCCGCCCTTCGACTCCAAGGCCGACTACCGCACCAAGGTCGCGCTACCCGGCGTCGAACTGGAACAGAAGCCGACCGTCATTGAGCAGTTCGCCTATTCCGACACTTGGTCCGACGGCACGGCCTCCTATCTGGCGATGATCACACCGCGGCTTATTCTGATGCGCGAACTGCTGGCCGACACCGGCTCGATCTATGTGCATCTCGACTGGCACGTCGGGCATTACGTGAAGATCGTGATGGATGAGGTGTTTGGGAAGGAGTGTTTTCGCAACGAAGTCATCTGGAGCTACTTCGGCTTCAAGCGATCTACCGCAAAGAAATTTCCGCAAAAACATGATGTTCTTTTCTCATTCACCAAATCTCCAAACTACTTCTGGCGTACCCAATACAAACCCCACAATCCCGAATACCTGAAGCGGTTCAAACCGGACGAAACTGGCCGGCTGTGCCGATCTGACGTGAATCCGACTGGTGGAGGTAGCCGAAAGATCTACCTTGATGAGGTAGAGGGGGACATTGTCGACTCGGTATGGGACGATTTGCCGCCGGTAAATCCAGTAGCCAATGAACGCGTCGACTATTCGACGCAGAAACCAGAAAAACTACTGGATCGCATTATTCAATCATCCTGTCCAGAAAATGGCTTCGTCGCCGACTTCTTCGGCGGCTCCGGCACCACCGCTGCCGTCGCCGAAAAGCTCGGCCGCCGCTGGATTACCAGCGACCTCGGCAAGCCGGCCTGCATGGTCATGCGCAAGCGCCTGATCGACCAGAACGCCAAGCCCTTCCTCTATCAGGCCATCGGCGATTATCAGGTGGAGGCGGCAAAAGCGTCGCTGGGGCGGGGCTTCCGCGTCGGCGACCTGTCGCAGATCGTGCTCTCGCTCTACGGCGCTCTGCCGCTGCCGGCGGAGGACAACGCCAACCGGAACCTCGGTAAGCTCGTGGCCGGCGGCTCGAAGACGCTGGTGCTGGCCGATTCGCCGAACAAGCTGACGGGCGCGGCGACGCTCAAAAAAGCCGCCGCCCTGCGCGATACACTGATGGGCGGCTGGGACAAGGTGGTGGTGCTGGGCTGGAACTTCGAGCCGGGCATAGGCGAAAGCATCGCGGCGATGAACGATGCGCGCCTCGAAGTGCTGGTGATCCCGCCCGACCTACTGGATCGGCTGAAGAAGAAGGGCGGACTGGAAAAGCTGCGCGGACAAGTGCGCTTTGCCAGCCTGCAATACCTGACGCTGCATCCGGTAGAGCGGGCAAAAGTCGGCGCTGGTGAGACGGCGCAGGAAATATTGACCGTGCGCCTCGCCAACTATGTGCTGCTCTCGCCCGAGGCGATCAACCTCGATGAGGCCAACCGCGCCAAGTTGCAGGCGGTGGCGAACCGGGAACCGCTGGCGCTGATCGAGTACTGGGCAGTCGACCCGGACTACGACGGCAAGGTGTTCCGCTCGGTGTGGCAGGACTATCGCGGCAACACGGAGAACGACGGCGATCCGCTGCGCGTGGTGACGCAGGCGGTGCTCGATCTGCCGGCGAAGGATGGCCCGCGCCGCGTCTGCGTGCGGGCGGTGGATGTGTTCGGCTTCGAGGCGGAAGCGGTGGCGATAGTAGAGGTGGCGGCGTGA
- a CDS encoding hydrolase has translation METPRYLAPEWLPGGHAQTIWPLLIKGPLPHYRRERWDTPDGDFIDLDWISGRAGTPCVALFHGLEGSSRSHYARRLMHAVEQRGWHGVVVHFRGCSGEPNRLPRAYHSGDSQEIDWVLRRLRARGDPALFVAGVSLGGNALLKWLAEQGSQAASVIDAAAAVSAPLDLAAANTALSSGFNRVYARHFLRTLIPAALAKERRFPGRIDIDRARAARTLRDFDDAATAPLHGFAGADDYYAKSSAGPLLGTVQAPTLLLHAANDPFLPQAALPRRDALSAAVSFEVTAHGGHVGFVHGTLPGRLDWLPQRLLAHFDAHPPANLRVR, from the coding sequence GTGGAAACACCTCGCTATCTGGCGCCGGAGTGGCTGCCCGGCGGCCACGCGCAGACCATCTGGCCGTTGCTGATCAAGGGGCCGCTACCGCACTACCGGCGCGAGCGCTGGGACACCCCGGATGGCGACTTCATCGACCTCGACTGGATTTCCGGTCGCGCCGGCACACCCTGCGTGGCGCTGTTCCACGGCCTCGAAGGCAGTTCGCGCAGCCACTATGCGCGGCGGCTGATGCACGCAGTGGAGCAGCGTGGCTGGCACGGCGTGGTGGTGCATTTCCGTGGTTGCTCGGGCGAGCCGAATCGCCTGCCGCGCGCCTATCACTCGGGCGACTCGCAGGAGATCGACTGGGTGCTGCGCCGCCTGCGGGCGCGCGGTGATCCGGCGCTGTTCGTTGCCGGTGTTTCGCTCGGTGGCAACGCGCTGCTGAAGTGGCTGGCCGAGCAAGGCAGCCAGGCGGCCAGCGTGATCGACGCGGCGGCGGCAGTGAGCGCGCCGCTTGACCTTGCCGCCGCCAACACCGCACTTTCATCCGGCTTCAACCGGGTCTATGCGCGGCATTTCCTGCGCACGCTGATTCCAGCGGCACTGGCCAAGGAGCGCCGCTTCCCCGGTCGCATCGACATTGATCGCGCCAGGGCGGCGCGCACCCTGCGCGACTTCGACGATGCGGCGACCGCACCACTGCATGGCTTTGCCGGCGCCGACGACTATTACGCGAAAAGCAGCGCCGGTCCGCTGCTGGGCACCGTGCAAGCGCCGACGCTGCTGCTGCATGCCGCCAACGATCCCTTCCTGCCGCAAGCCGCGCTGCCGCGGCGCGATGCCTTGTCCGCGGCCGTGAGCTTCGAAGTGACGGCTCACGGCGGCCACGTCGGCTTCGTGCACGGCACCCTGCCCGGCCGCCTCGACTGGCTGCCGCAGCGCCTGCTGGCGCACTTCGACGCCCATCCGCCGGCGAACTTGCGCGTGCGATAA
- a CDS encoding HU family DNA-binding protein: MNKAELIEIAAKEADISKAAAGKALDGIMAAVVKAVSKGDTVTLVGFGTFKSAKRAARTGKNPKTGATIKIPATTVPKFSAGSGFKLAVSGKKAKK, encoded by the coding sequence ATGAATAAGGCAGAGCTGATTGAAATCGCCGCCAAGGAAGCCGACATTAGCAAGGCTGCCGCTGGCAAGGCGCTGGATGGAATCATGGCAGCAGTGGTGAAAGCGGTTTCGAAAGGGGATACCGTTACTCTCGTAGGCTTCGGCACCTTCAAGTCGGCCAAGCGCGCAGCGCGCACCGGCAAGAATCCGAAGACCGGCGCCACCATCAAGATTCCCGCGACCACCGTGCCGAAGTTCAGCGCGGGTTCCGGTTTCAAGTTGGCGGTTTCCGGCAAAAAAGCCAAGAAGTAA